CGATGACCGGCCAGCCGCGGTCGGCGAGCATGGCGACGGTGGCGGTCCAGCGGGCCCGCACGCCGAACGAACGGTGCGGTGCGGCGGCCGCCCAGCATTCGTCCAAAGTGGACATCAGGGCGTGCACGCGTTCGCCGGGGATGTTGCGGTGGATGAGGATTTTCGGCAGTCGTTCGGCCACTGTGGACGGACGGTCGAGTTCGGCGAGGCGCAGCGACAGGGTCAGGGTGCGCGGACCGTCGGCACCGACCGCGACCCACGTGACCAGCCTGCCGATCTCGTCGCAGGTGCCTTCGACGAGGAGACCGTCCGGCGGCATCGCGTCGAGCATCAGCTGCCACGCGCCCGGGACCTCGTCTTCGGCGTACTGCCGGAGCACGTTGAACGCGCGCACCAGGACCGGCCGCGTTCCGGCCAGTTCGAAGCCGCCGCGCCGGAAGTCGAGCCGGGGCGGATCAGCGGCGGGCAGGGCGGCGGCGACGCGCTCCGGGTCGAGTTCGAGCCCGAGCACCCGGACGTCCGGCCGCACGCGCGCCAGCCAGCGGGCCAGTTCGACCGTCGTGACCGGCGACGCTCCGTAGCCGAGATCGACGACCAGGGGACTTTCGCCCCGACGCAGCAGCCGGGTGACGGCCGGGTCGCTCGCGAGCCAGCGGTCGACCCGGCGCAACCGGTTGGGGTTGGTGGTGCCCCTGGTCGGGGTTCCCACCGGGGTCAGGCGTGCTCGGCCAGCCACTGTGCGGTGAACTCGTCCTCGTTCCGCAGCAGGTTGACCACCTGCTCGGAGACGAACTCCTCGATCCGGCCGCCGAAGAGGGGGATGCGCACGACGACCTCGCCGGTAGTGCGGAGGACGACCTTGCCGTCCTTCGGGGTGAGGTAGGTCGAGGCGCTGATTTCGCCGGGGACGCCGCCCACGCTGACGTCGGAGCGGCCGGTGTACTCGTCGCCGGACCGCTTCCAGGTCTGGGTGCGGTTGACGATGATGTCGCCCTTGTGCAGGGCGCGGACGGCTTGGGGGAGCTTGGCCGCCTTGATGCCGTGCTGGAGTTCGTAGCGGACGGAGTCGCCTTCGGCGGTGTAGGTCAGGAGTTTGGCGTCTTCTCCGCCTTGCGCGGCGAGGCGTGCGCGGAGGGCTTCTTCTCCGGCTACTGCGGTGAAGACGGTTTCGAGCGAGCCGTCGAATTCGCCGCGGTGCTCGATGCGGGATCCCATGTAGCGGACAGTACCGGGTGGTGACGGCCGGCAGCTCTGACGGAGCCAGCATCAGCTTGTGCCTTCACCTTGAACGCGATCGGGTTTCAGCCGTGGCGTTGCTGGATAGTATTAGCGGATAGTGCCGGATAACGGGCTGTAGCGTTAGGCCTCGTGAATGCCGCTCAAACGCCTGGCCTGACCCGTCTCGCTGAGTACACCACCCTCCGTCTCGGTGGACCAGTGCGCCGGTCTATCACCGCCACCACTGCTGACGAGCTTGTCGCCGCTGTGCGCGCGGCGGACGAGTCCGGCGAGCCGGTGTTGTTGCTTGGTGGTGGGTCGAATCTCGTGGTGGGGGATGCGGGGTTTGACGGGACCCTCGTGCGGATCGCCAACACCGGGTGGACTCGCGATGGCGACGTCGTCGAGGTTGCTGCTGGGCAGGAGTGGGACGCGTTCGTTGCCGCGCTCGTCGACAGCGGGCTTGGCGGGCTGGAGTGTCTCTCCGGGATCCCGGGGTCGGTGGGGGCGACGCCGATTCAGAACGTCGGGGCGTACGGCGGCGAAGTGGCCGAATCGATCGTCTCCGTGGAGTTGTACGACCGGGCCGCCAAGGAGGTGCGGACGGTCAAGGCCGACGAGTTGGGCTTCGCTTATCGCACCAGTGTGCTCAAGGGCACAGACCGCGGTGTGGTGCTCAGTGTGCGGTTCCGGATCGACCCCAGCGGGCAGTCCGCGCCTATTCGGTACGCCGAGCTGGCGCGCACGCTGGGGGTCGAAATCGATGCGAAAGTCCCCGCCGCGCGGGCGCGGGAAGCGGTGCTCGGGCTGCGGCGCGGGAAGGGCATGGTGCTCGACCCGGCTGATCACGACACGTGGAGTGCGGGGTCGTTCTTCACCAACCCGATCGTTCCCGAGGAGGAAGCGCCGGCGGTGCTCGCGAGGATCGCGGAGTCGACCGAGGGCAAGATTCCGCAGTACCCGGCCAGCGGCGGGGTGAAGCTGTCCGCCGCGTGGCTGATCGAGCGGGCTGGGTTCGGCAAGGGGTACCCCGGTCCGGGCGGGCGCGTTTCGCTGTCTGCCAAGCACACTTTGGCGCTTACGAACCGTGGCGGGGCCAGTACGGAGGATCTGCTCGCGCTGGCTCGCGAGGTCCGCGACGGGGTCGAAGCGCGGTTCGGCGTGCGGCTGTATCCGGAACCACTGCTGATCAACTGTTCGCTCTGACGGCTCCCGGGGTAACCCGGGCGAGTCAATCGACAATAAATCGGCAGCAACCGGGCGCCGGGTGAAACGTCTTGCGGGATGGAGAGGAATTTCCGGTTCGCAGGTAACGTCGAGTCGCTCACCGGCGCTGATGTGCGTGGGAGATGCCGGTGCGGGGGACAAGTGGAGGTAAGACCGTGATCGAGCGCCGTACGGTGTTCAAGGCCGTTCTCGCGACCGGCGCGGCGGCGCTGGCCGCCGCGTGCTCGGGCGGCAGCAATGACGGCACCGCGTCGCCGCAGGGCGGCAGTGGCGACAACGGCGGCAAGCCGGCCGCCCCGGTGGCGAAGCTCACCGCGACCCCGGCCGTCGGGGCCAAGGACGTGGGCGTGCGCGAGCCGGTGGTGGTGAAGGTCACCGAAGGCAAGCTGACCGAGGTCAAGCTCACCAACGAGGGCGGCGACGAGATCAAGGGCGAACTCGCCCCGGACGGCCTGTCCTGGACCAGTTCCGAACCGCTCGGCTACGGCAAGACCTACAACTACGCGGCCAAGGCGACCGGCACCGACCAGCGGCCCGCTGAGCTGAAGGGGTCGTTCGCCACGGTCAGCCCGGCCAAGACGGTGCGCGCCACGCTGAACCCGGGCGACGACGCCGAGGTGGGCGTCGCGATGCCGATCAGCGTGAAGTTCAACGGCGGCGCGCCGAAGGACCGGGCGGCGGTCGAGAAGGCGCTCAAGGTCAAGACCAGCAAGGACGTCGAGGGCTCGTGGGCCTGGCTGTCGCCGAACCAGGTCGACTGGCGGCCCAAGGAGTACTGGCCGGCCAACACGACCGTCGAGGTCGAGGCGAACCTGTACGGCGTGGACCTCGGCGGGGGCGTCTACGTGAAATCGGACGTCAGCACCAAGTTCAAGATCGGCCGCAACCAGGTGGTCAAGATCCACACGCCGGACCATGTGATGAAGGTCTACCGCGGCGGCGCGGAGAGCGCGAGCTACCCGTGCTCCAACGGGCTCGACTCGGACGTCCAGCGCAACACCCCGAACGGCACCTTCATCATCATGTCGAAGGAGCCGCACGCGGTGTTCGACAACGCCCGGTACGGCTACACCAACGTCAACAAGAAGTGGGCCTGCCGGTTCTCCAACCACGGCGAGTTCATCCACGAGAACCAGGACAACGCGGCCGCGATCGGCAAGACCAACAACTCGCACGGCTGCGTCAACCTGCTCGAGGCGGACGCCAAGGCCTACTTCGATTCGGCGATGATCGGCGACCCGGTCGAGGTCACCGGCTCCCGGCTGGGCAGCCCGACCAGCTCCGACGTCAAGGACTGGTTCTACGACTGGCCGACCTGGAAGTCGATGTCGGCCGCGAAGTGATCCACTAGCGGTCTGCTAACAAGTAGAAGTGAACACTGAGGTAACCGGGGCCGGCGGCGTGCGGATCGCACTGCGCGTCGAGGGCCCGGACAACGCGCGTCCGATCGTCTTCGTGCACGGCTGGGCCCAGTCCGCCGCGGCCTGGTCCGCCCAGCTGGCCGACCCGGCGCTGAGCGAGCGGTTCCGGCTCGTCGCGATGGACCTGCGCGGGCACGGGGCATCCGACGTCCCGAAGGACGGCTACGACGATCCGGCGCGGTGGGCGGGCGATCTCGCCGCGGTGCTCGACTTCGCCGGTCCGGACGCGATCGTCGTCGGCTGGTCCTACGGCGGGCTGGTGATCACGGACTACTTGCGCGAGCACGGCACCGCACGGCTCGGCGGCATCGTGCTCGTGGGCGCGATCACCGAGATCGGCCGCAAGCGCGAGGGCGGCGCGACTGGCCCGATCATGCGGGCCGCGCTGCCCGCCGCGCTCTCGGAGGACGCCGAGGTCGCGATCCCCGCGCTGGTCGAGTTCACCCGTGCCCAGGCCAGCCCGAAGGTGCCGGGTGCGTACGCGCAGGCGTTGCTCGGTAGCTCGCTTTCGGTGCCGCCCGCGGTGCGCGGCGCGCTGTTCCGGCGGGACATCGGCAGCGGCGACGTGCTCGCCGCGGTCGACAAACCGACCCTGGTGGTGCACGGGTCGGCCGACGGGGTGGTGGATCCTTCGGCGGCAGAGTATTCGGCCGGGAAGATTCCGGGGGCGGTCCTGCGTTGGTTCGTTGAGGCCGGGCATCTGCCGTTCGTCGAGGAGCCGGAGGACTTCAACTCCGTGCTGCGGCGGTTCGCCGGGGACGCAGCCGAGTAGCAGGAGTGACCAGGTGACCCTCAAGGGATTCATCGCTGAGCCGCGCCGGATCGCGGTCTTGTCCGTGCACACCTCCCCGCTCGAGCAGCCGGGCACCGGCGACGCCGGGGGGATGAACGTGTACGTCAGCCAGACCGCGCAGGAGATGGCGCGGCGCGGCATCGAGGTCGAGGTCTTCACGCGGGCGACCTCGTCGGAGCAGCCGCCGCTGGCCGAGCTGGCCCCCGGCGTCACGGTGCGGCACGTGCCGGCCGGGCCGTTCGAGCCGCTGGCGCGCGACGAGCTGCCCGCGCAGCTGTGCGCGTTCACCTCGGGCGTGCTGCGCGCGGAGGCGTTCCACGAGCCGGGCTACTACGACCTGATCCACTCGCACTACTGGCTGTCCGGCCAGGTCGGCTGGCTCGCCCGCGACCGGTGGGGCGTGCCGCTCGTGCACACCGCGCACACGCTGGCCAAGGTCAAGAACGCGCTGCTCGCCGAGGGCGACAAGCCCGAGCCGCGGACGCGCGTGATGGGCGAGGAACAGGTGGTCGCCGAGGCCGACTGTCTCGTCGCGAACACACAGGTCGAGGCTCGGCAGCTGGTCGACCTTTACGGGGCTTCGACGCACGCGGTGCACGCCGTGCCGCCGGGTGTCGACCTCGAACGGTTCACGCCCGGTTCGCAGCTGGAAGCGCGGCGCGAGCTGAACCTGTCCCCGGACGCGGTCGTGCTTGCCTTCGCTGGACGGATCCAGCCGCTCAAGGCACCGGACGTGCTGTTGCACGCGGCGGCGGAAATGCTGCGCCGGCGGCCGGAATTGGCTTCGCGGCTGGTGGTTTTGGTGGTCGGCGGACCGTCCGGCACCGGGTTGGAGCAGCCGCAGGCCTTGCGGGAATTGGCGGTGTCGCTGGGCATCGCCGAGCAGGTGCGGTTCCTGCCGCCGCAGAACGGGCTGAAGCTGCGCACGGTGTTTCGCGCGGCCGACGTCGTCGCGGTGCCGAGCTACAACGAATCCTTCGGCCTGGTCGCGCTCGAAGCGCAGGCCTGCGGCACGCCGGTGGTGGCGGCGGAGGTCGGCGGGCTGCCGGTCGCGGTGCCGCACGGGGTTTCCGGGCTGCTGGTTCCCTCGCACGGTGCGGCGGAATGGGCCGACGCGCTCGCCGCGGTCGCGCTGCGGCCGGACCGGCGCGCGGAACTGGCGTCCAACGCGGTGCGGCACGCGCAGCGGTTTTCCTGGCGGCGCACCACGGATTCCTTGCTCGACATCTATGCTCAAGCGACCAGAGCGTTCCGGCAGGCGCTGGAACTGCGGGCGGAGGTGGCAGTGTGAGCCTTGACGCGACTATCAAGTCCACTTTGGACTCAAGTGGGCTCAAGTACGACCGTCGCGGCGAAGGCCGTTATTTCGTGACGTTGCCGGGAACCAAGAAGCTGCAGACCAACTGCTGGCTCGTGGACGGCGACCACGCGTTCTCGGTGGAGGCGTTCGTCTGCCGCCGTCCGGACGAGCGGCACGAGGACGTGTACCGGTTCCTGTTGCAGCGCAACGCCCGGCTCTACGGCGTGCACTACACAGTGGACAGTCTGGGCGACATCTACCTCGTCGGCCGCTTCGGCAAGGAGACGGTGACCGAGTCCGAACTGGACAAGATCCTCGGCCAGGTGCTCGAGGCCGCGGACGGCGATTTCAACATCCTGCTGGAAATCGGGTTCGCCACGTCCATCAAGCGCGAATGGGACTGGCGCGTCTCGCGCGGCGAATCGCTGGCGAATCTCCAGGCGTTCAAACACCTCGCCGAACCCGCCGGCGGGCACGAACCGGGGTTGACCGAGTCGTAACCGATTCCGTGCAACGGCTCCGCCCAGTCGCTTCGTCTCACCGCCAACGACTGGAGGGAGACGGGAATGCGGACTCGATGGAGATGCGTGCTCGCGGGCGCCGCGCTGGTGCTGCTGGCCGGATGCAGCGGCAACAGCGCGGATTCGGCGAGGTCGGCTGTCGCGCCCGCGCAGCGGCAGGAGCAGGGGGCGGCGCCAAAGCAGGGGAACGCGCAGGCGACCGTGCCCGAACCCGGCGCGACTGATCGCAAGCTGGCGCGCAGCGCGCGGCTGGAACTGACCACCCCGAAGACGGACGACGTCGTGTCCCGCGCGAAGTCGATCGCGACCGGTGCGGGCGGTTACCCCGGACAAGAGAGCGCGACGGACGATTCCGCGTCGCTGACCTTGTCGGTGCCCGCGGAGAAACTCGACGGCGTGCTCGACCAGCTCAGCGGGCTCGGCCAGGTGAAACGGCGGGAAATCAGCGCACAGGACGTGACCGCGCAGGTGGTCGACGTGGACGCGCGGCTGGCGACCCAGCGGGCGAGCGTCGAGCGGATGCGCGCGCTGCTGGCGAAGGCGCAGTCGGTGTCCGAGATCGCGTCCGTCGAAAGCGAGCTGACCAGCCGCCAGGCCACGCTGGAGTCGCTGGAGCGGCAGCAGGCTTCGCTGGCCGGACGGGTCGCGATGGCGACCGTGTCGCTCTCGGTGACGCGGCAGGAGGCCGCCGCCCCGGCGGAGTCCGGCGGTTTCCTCGCCGGGCTGTCCGGGGGATGGGACGCGTTCGTCGTCTTCTGCACCGGGCTCGTGCGCGTGCTGGGGGTGCTGCTGCCGTTCGCGGTCGCGTTCGGGATCCCGGCCGGCGCGGTGTTCTGGTGGCTGCGGCGGCGGAAGGCCAGGCCCGCGGAGTGAGGGGCTGGCGGAACGGCTCGAGGGAGGGGGAGTCGCGATCTCGAGCCGTCCCGCTGCAGGTCCCGCCTTGCTGGACCCGGTGACGAGGGGGATGCCAACGGGGCCGGCGGGCCGCGGCTCGGCAGGGGGGAGACGAGCCGCGGTCACTGCCCGTGATCAGCCGGGAGTGCGTGGAATCCGGCTGAGCGGGACATGCCCAACCTGTCAGATGTCGACCAGTAATCACAAGACTACTGGTTACTCCGTTCGAGTGAAATTTGCGGACGGGGATAACAGTGTGCAGCGCCTTGCACTCTTTGGCCTGCTCGTCGGCAACCCTCCTGCGCGTCGGGGGAAAGTGTTACTCCCGGGTAACGCACTCTGGGTAGAGGGGTGGACGCACTACCGGCCGCGCTGGCGCGCTCTGGCAGGCTGGTGGCCATGGCCGAACTTGGGACCCTGGTGCTGCTGCGGCACGGACAGAGCACGTGGAACGCGGAAAACCTGTTCACCGGCTGGGTGGACGTGCCCCTTTCGGAGACCGGCGAGCGCGAAGCCCGGCAAGGCGGGCAGCTCCTCGCCGAGGCGGGGCTGCTGCCGGACGTGGTGCACACGTCGCTGCTGCGCCGGGCGATCAGCACG
The nucleotide sequence above comes from Amycolatopsis sp. AA4. Encoded proteins:
- a CDS encoding UDP-N-acetylmuramate dehydrogenase, whose translation is MNAAQTPGLTRLAEYTTLRLGGPVRRSITATTADELVAAVRAADESGEPVLLLGGGSNLVVGDAGFDGTLVRIANTGWTRDGDVVEVAAGQEWDAFVAALVDSGLGGLECLSGIPGSVGATPIQNVGAYGGEVAESIVSVELYDRAAKEVRTVKADELGFAYRTSVLKGTDRGVVLSVRFRIDPSGQSAPIRYAELARTLGVEIDAKVPAARAREAVLGLRRGKGMVLDPADHDTWSAGSFFTNPIVPEEEAPAVLARIAESTEGKIPQYPASGGVKLSAAWLIERAGFGKGYPGPGGRVSLSAKHTLALTNRGGASTEDLLALAREVRDGVEARFGVRLYPEPLLINCSL
- a CDS encoding DUF2505 domain-containing protein; translation: MGSRIEHRGEFDGSLETVFTAVAGEEALRARLAAQGGEDAKLLTYTAEGDSVRYELQHGIKAAKLPQAVRALHKGDIIVNRTQTWKRSGDEYTGRSDVSVGGVPGEISASTYLTPKDGKVVLRTTGEVVVRIPLFGGRIEEFVSEQVVNLLRNEDEFTAQWLAEHA
- the mshA gene encoding D-inositol-3-phosphate glycosyltransferase; translated protein: MTLKGFIAEPRRIAVLSVHTSPLEQPGTGDAGGMNVYVSQTAQEMARRGIEVEVFTRATSSEQPPLAELAPGVTVRHVPAGPFEPLARDELPAQLCAFTSGVLRAEAFHEPGYYDLIHSHYWLSGQVGWLARDRWGVPLVHTAHTLAKVKNALLAEGDKPEPRTRVMGEEQVVAEADCLVANTQVEARQLVDLYGASTHAVHAVPPGVDLERFTPGSQLEARRELNLSPDAVVLAFAGRIQPLKAPDVLLHAAAEMLRRRPELASRLVVLVVGGPSGTGLEQPQALRELAVSLGIAEQVRFLPPQNGLKLRTVFRAADVVAVPSYNESFGLVALEAQACGTPVVAAEVGGLPVAVPHGVSGLLVPSHGAAEWADALAAVALRPDRRAELASNAVRHAQRFSWRRTTDSLLDIYAQATRAFRQALELRAEVAV
- a CDS encoding Ig-like domain-containing protein, giving the protein MIERRTVFKAVLATGAAALAAACSGGSNDGTASPQGGSGDNGGKPAAPVAKLTATPAVGAKDVGVREPVVVKVTEGKLTEVKLTNEGGDEIKGELAPDGLSWTSSEPLGYGKTYNYAAKATGTDQRPAELKGSFATVSPAKTVRATLNPGDDAEVGVAMPISVKFNGGAPKDRAAVEKALKVKTSKDVEGSWAWLSPNQVDWRPKEYWPANTTVEVEANLYGVDLGGGVYVKSDVSTKFKIGRNQVVKIHTPDHVMKVYRGGAESASYPCSNGLDSDVQRNTPNGTFIIMSKEPHAVFDNARYGYTNVNKKWACRFSNHGEFIHENQDNAAAIGKTNNSHGCVNLLEADAKAYFDSAMIGDPVEVTGSRLGSPTSSDVKDWFYDWPTWKSMSAAK
- a CDS encoding YbjN domain-containing protein; the encoded protein is MSLDATIKSTLDSSGLKYDRRGEGRYFVTLPGTKKLQTNCWLVDGDHAFSVEAFVCRRPDERHEDVYRFLLQRNARLYGVHYTVDSLGDIYLVGRFGKETVTESELDKILGQVLEAADGDFNILLEIGFATSIKREWDWRVSRGESLANLQAFKHLAEPAGGHEPGLTES
- a CDS encoding alpha/beta fold hydrolase — translated: MNTEVTGAGGVRIALRVEGPDNARPIVFVHGWAQSAAAWSAQLADPALSERFRLVAMDLRGHGASDVPKDGYDDPARWAGDLAAVLDFAGPDAIVVGWSYGGLVITDYLREHGTARLGGIVLVGAITEIGRKREGGATGPIMRAALPAALSEDAEVAIPALVEFTRAQASPKVPGAYAQALLGSSLSVPPAVRGALFRRDIGSGDVLAAVDKPTLVVHGSADGVVDPSAAEYSAGKIPGAVLRWFVEAGHLPFVEEPEDFNSVLRRFAGDAAE
- a CDS encoding DUF4349 domain-containing protein; this translates as MRTRWRCVLAGAALVLLAGCSGNSADSARSAVAPAQRQEQGAAPKQGNAQATVPEPGATDRKLARSARLELTTPKTDDVVSRAKSIATGAGGYPGQESATDDSASLTLSVPAEKLDGVLDQLSGLGQVKRREISAQDVTAQVVDVDARLATQRASVERMRALLAKAQSVSEIASVESELTSRQATLESLERQQASLAGRVAMATVSLSVTRQEAAAPAESGGFLAGLSGGWDAFVVFCTGLVRVLGVLLPFAVAFGIPAGAVFWWLRRRKARPAE